A section of the Nitrospiria bacterium genome encodes:
- a CDS encoding TolC family protein, giving the protein MTKWGGFLIGVFIWLLFPGSFMAQAESFTLEELYKRVLEKNEEIQISRESIFHAEEERKRALSTVLPLLRATAEYDHSPKKLGTSGGEFLLQPHDSYEARLTLEQPLYSGGKNSAGIGIAENEIEVAQQDLKLSIESSLFRTAEVFYEALKAQKNRDANQRNVERLQEHQRLSDLRFRVGEVTESILLRAKAELAGAQAELVSLENDLMVLRRELQILADLPGNFELMEPPIPNVPNVNDATLLKIAIEKRNDVIRSLKQEKISEQRVKFARGNFFPTLSLEATYWYREQHPKSSFFIQDSWMVGGRFEFPLFEGGLRKAELAQARSNVEQARLQSSKLRREVDMEVTRASLTLEAVTRQLESRRDQVLFAQKNYEMVSKQFTYGLVTNVELLDANQTLIEAERDVNNASFDRHVAILTLQKSVGLFLSKVMESVQSSM; this is encoded by the coding sequence ATGACCAAATGGGGTGGTTTTTTAATAGGGGTTTTTATCTGGCTTCTGTTCCCAGGTTCTTTTATGGCCCAAGCAGAATCGTTTACCCTGGAAGAGCTTTATAAGCGGGTGCTTGAGAAAAATGAAGAAATTCAAATTAGCCGGGAGTCCATCTTCCATGCGGAAGAGGAACGAAAACGCGCTCTGTCCACCGTTCTGCCATTGCTAAGAGCGACCGCTGAATATGATCATTCTCCAAAAAAATTAGGAACCTCTGGAGGTGAGTTTCTGCTTCAACCCCATGATAGCTATGAAGCACGCTTAACGTTAGAGCAGCCTTTGTACTCCGGAGGAAAAAACAGTGCAGGGATTGGGATTGCGGAAAATGAAATAGAGGTGGCACAACAGGACCTTAAATTGTCTATTGAATCCAGTCTTTTTCGGACGGCTGAGGTTTTTTATGAGGCCCTTAAAGCGCAAAAAAACCGGGATGCTAATCAGCGCAATGTGGAGCGGCTTCAAGAACATCAAAGACTTTCCGATCTGCGTTTCCGGGTGGGAGAGGTGACCGAATCCATTCTCCTCAGGGCAAAGGCGGAATTAGCGGGAGCTCAAGCAGAATTGGTTTCCTTGGAAAATGATTTGATGGTCCTCCGCCGAGAACTTCAGATATTGGCGGATCTTCCCGGAAATTTTGAGTTGATGGAGCCTCCTATCCCGAATGTTCCCAACGTGAATGACGCCACCCTTTTAAAAATCGCCATTGAGAAAAGGAATGACGTTATACGAAGTTTGAAGCAGGAAAAAATATCGGAGCAAAGGGTAAAGTTTGCCCGGGGAAATTTTTTCCCCACGCTTTCACTGGAAGCCACCTATTGGTACAGAGAGCAGCACCCCAAATCAAGTTTCTTTATTCAAGATAGCTGGATGGTGGGAGGACGGTTTGAATTTCCCCTGTTCGAAGGAGGGCTTCGGAAGGCGGAGTTGGCCCAAGCGCGCTCCAATGTTGAACAGGCCCGGTTACAGTCCTCCAAACTCAGAAGGGAGGTGGATATGGAAGTGACCAGGGCCTCCCTGACCCTTGAGGCGGTGACGCGGCAATTGGAATCCAGAAGGGACCAAGTTCTTTTCGCCCAGAAAAACTACGAGATGGTATCCAAACAGTTTACCTATGGCTTGGTGACCAATGTGGAATTACTGGATGCGAACCAGACTTTAATTGAAGCGGAACGGGATGTTAACAACGCGTCTTTTGACCGGCATGTTGCCATCCTGACCCTTCAGAAAAGTGTTGGCCTCTTTCTTTCAAAAGTAATGGAAAGTGTCCAAAGCAGTATGTAA
- a CDS encoding TIGR04282 family arsenosugar biosynthesis glycosyltransferase has product MTKNALVLFAKAPIPGKVKTRLLSHFSSEQASGLYQAFVEDLVESLCSLPYITLFLSCPPPMDHPFFSNLAKKYPLTQIEQKGEDLGKRMEKTFIDLGKMGIKKRVIIGADSPTLSPLQIQEAFEKLNDYPLTLGPSHDGGYYLIGISRETPPIFSEITWGTNQVMTQTLKKLGHTTFKPHLLPFWYDVDTPEDVYFLKEHLNHLNQLGQTIPKRTNQYLENLLLKN; this is encoded by the coding sequence ATGACAAAAAACGCACTGGTTCTTTTTGCAAAAGCCCCGATTCCGGGAAAAGTAAAAACACGTCTCCTCTCCCACTTTAGCTCCGAGCAGGCCAGCGGACTTTACCAGGCCTTTGTGGAGGACTTGGTCGAGTCTCTTTGCAGCTTACCTTATATCACTCTTTTCCTTTCCTGCCCCCCTCCTATGGATCACCCTTTTTTCTCAAACCTTGCAAAAAAATATCCTTTAACCCAAATAGAACAAAAGGGGGAAGATTTGGGGAAGCGGATGGAGAAAACCTTTATTGATCTTGGAAAAATGGGAATTAAAAAGAGGGTCATTATCGGAGCGGACAGCCCAACGCTGTCTCCTCTCCAAATTCAAGAAGCATTTGAAAAATTAAACGATTACCCTCTTACCCTGGGGCCCAGCCATGATGGCGGATATTACCTGATCGGGATTTCCCGTGAAACCCCACCGATCTTCAGTGAAATCACATGGGGGACCAACCAAGTGATGACCCAAACTCTAAAAAAATTGGGTCATACCACTTTCAAGCCTCACCTCCTTCCTTTTTGGTATGATGTCGATACACCCGAGGATGTTTACTTTCTGAAGGAGCACTTGAATCACCTCAACCAATTAGGGCAAACTATCCCTAAACGGACTAACCAATACCTAGAGAACCTATTGTTAAAAAATTAA